A genomic stretch from Mya arenaria isolate MELC-2E11 chromosome 10, ASM2691426v1 includes:
- the LOC128206048 gene encoding translocating chain-associated membrane protein 1-like isoform X2: MGMRGRKSSKSPPVFSHEFVIQNHADITSCVAMVFVIGLMFQATSPVASLFVTLQHNITVNATDSTEPLFLFTCGLKDIFTTFFYLLICIIAHAVVQEYVLDKLNRKMHLSKVKHSKFNESGQLMTFYFASAVWGADTIIREGFHNINQLWEGYPTSHANMTFIVKFYFLVQLAYWLHCFPELYFQKIKKEEMKGRITYCMLYLIFIAGAYAMNFTRVAMLMLVLHYLVEFVFHLARLIYFADKQEMAGHCFMVFDVLFVLVRLGSITLAVLTFWYGLQQSSQDSIDIATGNFNTKIFRIYCLLATCLLQAWMMWNFLTFQLRRLRERTVYTRKLRSPTKKKGKGE; the protein is encoded by the exons ATGGGTATGCGTGGTCGCAAAAGCAGCAAGAGTCCTCCGGTGTTTAGCCATGAGTTCGTTATACAAAACCATGCCGACATCACATCGTGCGTGGCAATGGTTTTCGTGATAGGACTGATGTTTCAG gcAACTTCTCCTGTTGCATCTTTGTTTGTCACACTCCAGCACAACATCACGGTAAATG caaCAGATTCAACAGAGCCTCTATTCCTGTTTACATGCGGCCTCAAGGACATTTTCACAACTTTCTTCTATCTGCTCATCTGTATCATTGCTCATGCTGTCGTGCAGGAGTATGTTCTTGAT AAACTGAATAGGAAGATGCACCTGTCTAAGGTGAAGCACAGCAAGTTTAACGAGTCTGGACAGTTGATGACATTCTACTTCGCGTCCGCTGTCTGGGGAGCAGACACCATCATACGG GAGGGCTTCCACAATATCAACCAGTTATGGGAGGGCTACCCGACATCCCACGCCAACATGACGTTTATCGTCAAGTTCTATTTCCTGGTTCAGCTGGCCTACTGGCTTCACTGTTTCCCCGAACTGTACTTCcagaaaattaaaaag GAGGAGATGAAAGGGAGAATTACCTACTGTATGTTGTACCTGATCTTTATTGCTGGTGCATACGCCATGAA TTTCACGCGTGTAGCCATGTTGATGTTGGTTCTACACTACCTTGTGGAGTTTGTGTTCCACCTGGCCCGCCTCATCTACTTCGCGGACAAGCAGGAGATGGCTGGGCACTGTTTTATGGTGTTTGACGTCCTGTTTGTGCTTGTGCGCCTCGGATCTATTACCCTCGCTGTTCTGACATTCTG GTACGGGCTCCAGCAGTCTAGTCAAGACTCTATAGACATTGCCACAGGCaactttaatacaaaaatatttag AATCTACTGCCTATTGGCAACATGTCTGCTGCAGGCATGGATGATGTGGAATTTCCTCACCTTCCAACTGCGTCGCCTCCGGGAACGCACTGTGTACACTCGCAAACTTCGCTCCCCGACCAAGAAAAAGGGCAAAGGTGAGTAA
- the LOC128205251 gene encoding uncharacterized protein LOC128205251, which yields MKITLFFIISFVGATMCNPCHVDGEKSLHCGEAENMHCKTADYTPYCHQISNNTGMNGQCTCEKLCFVDGQCAATGCPPRMTARCTEAFSNSIERFCICN from the exons ATGAAAATTAcactgtttttcattatttcttttgtgg GCGCGACCATGTGCAACCCTTGTCACGTGGATGGAGAGAAAAGCCTCCACTGTGGCGAGGCAGAGAACATGCATTGTAAGACGGCCGACTACACTCCATACTGCCACCAGATCTCCAATAACACAGGCATGAACGGCCAATGTACTTGCGAAAAAC TGTGTTTTGTTGATGGTCAATGCGCTGCTACCGGATGTCCACCGCGCATGACAGCCAGATGTACTGAAGCATTCAGCAATAGCATTGAGCGCTTCTGTATCTGCAACTAA
- the LOC128206048 gene encoding translocating chain-associated membrane protein 1-like isoform X1 yields MGMRGRKSSKSPPVFSHEFVIQNHADITSCVAMVFVIGLMFQATSPVASLFVTLQHNITVNATDSTEPLFLFTCGLKDIFTTFFYLLICIIAHAVVQEYVLDKLNRKMHLSKVKHSKFNESGQLMTFYFASAVWGADTIIREGFHNINQLWEGYPTSHANMTFIVKFYFLVQLAYWLHCFPELYFQKIKKEEMKGRITYCMLYLIFIAGAYAMNFTRVAMLMLVLHYLVEFVFHLARLIYFADKQEMAGHCFMVFDVLFVLVRLGSITLAVLTFWYGLQQSSQDSIDIATGNFNTKIFRIYCLLATCLLQAWMMWNFLTFQLRRLRERTVYTRKLRSPTKKKGKVQEEDISSLPEVDQNTAQNGLRPRKVKK; encoded by the exons ATGGGTATGCGTGGTCGCAAAAGCAGCAAGAGTCCTCCGGTGTTTAGCCATGAGTTCGTTATACAAAACCATGCCGACATCACATCGTGCGTGGCAATGGTTTTCGTGATAGGACTGATGTTTCAG gcAACTTCTCCTGTTGCATCTTTGTTTGTCACACTCCAGCACAACATCACGGTAAATG caaCAGATTCAACAGAGCCTCTATTCCTGTTTACATGCGGCCTCAAGGACATTTTCACAACTTTCTTCTATCTGCTCATCTGTATCATTGCTCATGCTGTCGTGCAGGAGTATGTTCTTGAT AAACTGAATAGGAAGATGCACCTGTCTAAGGTGAAGCACAGCAAGTTTAACGAGTCTGGACAGTTGATGACATTCTACTTCGCGTCCGCTGTCTGGGGAGCAGACACCATCATACGG GAGGGCTTCCACAATATCAACCAGTTATGGGAGGGCTACCCGACATCCCACGCCAACATGACGTTTATCGTCAAGTTCTATTTCCTGGTTCAGCTGGCCTACTGGCTTCACTGTTTCCCCGAACTGTACTTCcagaaaattaaaaag GAGGAGATGAAAGGGAGAATTACCTACTGTATGTTGTACCTGATCTTTATTGCTGGTGCATACGCCATGAA TTTCACGCGTGTAGCCATGTTGATGTTGGTTCTACACTACCTTGTGGAGTTTGTGTTCCACCTGGCCCGCCTCATCTACTTCGCGGACAAGCAGGAGATGGCTGGGCACTGTTTTATGGTGTTTGACGTCCTGTTTGTGCTTGTGCGCCTCGGATCTATTACCCTCGCTGTTCTGACATTCTG GTACGGGCTCCAGCAGTCTAGTCAAGACTCTATAGACATTGCCACAGGCaactttaatacaaaaatatttag AATCTACTGCCTATTGGCAACATGTCTGCTGCAGGCATGGATGATGTGGAATTTCCTCACCTTCCAACTGCGTCGCCTCCGGGAACGCACTGTGTACACTCGCAAACTTCGCTCCCCGACCAAGAAAAAGGGCAAAG TTCAAGAGGAAGACATCTCATCACTGCCCGAGGTTGACCAGAACACCGCCCAGAATGGTTTACGTCCCCGGAAAGTGAAGAAATAG